From the Desulforamulus hydrothermalis Lam5 = DSM 18033 genome, one window contains:
- a CDS encoding type III pantothenate kinase: MILAIDIGNTNIVFGVFQNKNLIAHWRLSTDRNRTADEYGVLLKELYSLSHINMQGVEGVIISSVVPPINSTIESMVKKYFSLQPVLVGPGIKTGISVKTENPREVGADRIVNAVAAYSLYGGPLIIVDFGTATTFCCVTARGEYLGGAIAPGIGISTEALFARAAKLPRVELIKPAGVIGKNTVTAMQSGIIFGFAGQVEFMVKKMKQELGGEARVIATGGLAEIIARETTVIDKVNPFLTLTGLRILYDRNQPQGDAGGPALCK, encoded by the coding sequence TTGATACTGGCAATTGATATAGGTAATACCAATATTGTTTTCGGAGTGTTTCAAAACAAAAATCTGATTGCCCACTGGCGCCTGTCTACTGATCGCAACCGGACGGCGGATGAGTACGGTGTCTTGTTGAAAGAGCTGTACAGCTTATCCCATATCAATATGCAAGGAGTGGAGGGTGTTATCATCTCCTCGGTGGTACCGCCCATTAACAGTACCATAGAGTCGATGGTAAAAAAATATTTTTCGCTGCAGCCCGTTTTGGTTGGGCCGGGTATTAAAACCGGTATTTCCGTCAAGACGGAAAACCCCCGGGAGGTGGGAGCGGATCGCATTGTTAATGCGGTGGCTGCATATTCTTTATACGGTGGGCCGCTGATTATTGTTGATTTTGGTACTGCCACCACTTTCTGCTGTGTAACGGCCAGGGGAGAATATTTGGGAGGTGCCATTGCACCCGGCATCGGCATCTCCACCGAAGCTTTATTTGCCAGAGCAGCCAAGTTGCCGCGGGTTGAATTAATTAAACCGGCCGGGGTGATTGGCAAGAATACTGTTACCGCCATGCAGTCCGGCATCATATTTGGTTTCGCCGGGCAGGTGGAATTTATGGTTAAGAAAATGAAGCAAGAGTTGGGCGGCGAAGCTCGAGTGATTGCAACCGGTGGTTTGGCGGAGATTATTGCCAGGGAAACAACCGTGATTGATAAGGTAAATCCGTTCCTTACCTTAACCGGTTTGCGTATTCTTTATGACCGCAATCAACCGCAGGGTGATGCAGGGGGGCCTGCGTTATGCAAATAG
- the dusB gene encoding tRNA dihydrouridine synthase DusB, whose product MQIGSVKLPNPVIAAPMAGVTDRAFRIIAREMGCALAVTEMVSDLALLYANPRTYRMLDFRGEAFPLSVQIFGSQPDTMGQAAAIVVQRGANMIDINMGCPTPKIVKNGEGSALMKNPALAGKIVEAVVRAVPGVPVTVKMRKGWDEHSVNAVELARIVEAAGASAVTVHGRTRNQFYSGRADWDIIRQVKEALQIPVIGNGDIWAPRDAMRMLQETGCDGIMVGRAAMGNPWIFRDIVHFLATGEELPPPTTEERINTALRHLALMVESKGEQVAVFEMRKHAAWYTKGCRGAARIRESINKSQSRKEIEDILKSLL is encoded by the coding sequence ATGCAAATAGGCTCTGTCAAACTGCCTAACCCGGTTATTGCCGCCCCGATGGCCGGAGTTACTGACAGGGCATTTCGTATTATTGCCAGGGAGATGGGCTGTGCTTTGGCTGTGACCGAAATGGTCAGCGATTTGGCTTTGCTTTATGCCAATCCCCGGACTTATCGCATGCTTGATTTTCGGGGCGAGGCTTTTCCGCTGAGTGTGCAGATATTTGGTTCGCAGCCTGATACCATGGGGCAAGCCGCTGCCATTGTGGTACAACGCGGGGCCAATATGATAGATATTAACATGGGCTGCCCAACCCCTAAAATTGTTAAAAATGGTGAAGGTAGCGCATTAATGAAAAACCCGGCTTTGGCAGGGAAAATAGTTGAAGCGGTAGTGCGGGCGGTACCCGGAGTGCCGGTTACAGTAAAAATGCGCAAGGGATGGGATGAGCATTCGGTAAACGCTGTAGAGCTGGCCAGGATTGTCGAGGCGGCCGGTGCGTCAGCGGTAACTGTGCACGGACGTACCCGCAATCAATTTTACAGCGGCCGGGCTGACTGGGATATCATACGACAGGTTAAGGAAGCCCTGCAGATTCCGGTTATTGGCAACGGCGACATCTGGGCGCCCCGGGATGCCATGAGAATGTTGCAGGAAACCGGCTGCGACGGTATCATGGTGGGCCGGGCAGCCATGGGCAATCCTTGGATATTCCGCGATATTGTGCATTTTCTGGCCACCGGGGAAGAACTGCCGCCGCCAACGACCGAAGAACGGATCAATACCGCTCTGCGCCATCTGGCTTTAATGGTCGAATCCAAAGGAGAGCAGGTGGCTGTCTTTGAAATGAGAAAACATGCAGCCTGGTATACCAAAGGCTGCCGGGGAGCGGCACGCATCAGAGAAAGTATTAACAAGTCCCAAAGTCGAAAGGAAATTGAAGATATCTTAAAAAGCCTGCTCTAA
- the greA gene encoding transcription elongation factor GreA produces the protein MKEKDVMLTVSGLKQLEEELEQLKTVKRRQVAERIKQAIEFGDISENSEYEDAKNEQAFIEGRILTLEKMLRNAKIIDDENLGNEIVSLGSKVLLKDLEFGDVLEYTIVGSVEADPDANKISNESPVGKAILGQPKGSVVEVTVPAGILKYEILDILK, from the coding sequence ATGAAAGAAAAAGATGTAATGCTTACGGTCAGTGGATTGAAACAGTTGGAGGAAGAACTGGAACAATTAAAAACGGTAAAAAGGCGCCAGGTTGCGGAGAGAATCAAACAGGCCATCGAATTCGGTGATATCAGCGAAAACTCGGAATATGAAGATGCCAAAAACGAACAGGCCTTTATTGAGGGCAGAATTCTGACTCTGGAAAAGATGCTTCGCAATGCTAAAATTATTGATGACGAAAATTTAGGTAATGAAATTGTTTCTTTGGGTTCCAAAGTTTTGTTAAAGGATCTTGAATTTGGGGATGTCTTAGAATACACCATTGTGGGATCGGTGGAGGCCGACCCGGATGCTAACAAGATATCCAACGAATCGCCGGTGGGCAAAGCTATTCTTGGCCAGCCCAAGGGCAGTGTTGTGGAAGTAACTGTTCCGGCAGGCATCTTAAAATATGAGATCTTAGACATTTTGAAATAG
- the lysS gene encoding lysine--tRNA ligase, which yields MSETNQKNIKPAPPEAAAGQPMAEDLNELMRVRREKLQELINQGIDPYGEKFRRTHNALDIINNFSAMDGQAVVIAGRIMAKRIMGKASFANLQDATGNIQIYSRLDDLGAEDYARFEKLDIGDIIGCAGKVFKTRKGEITVHIDSYKILSKSLRPLPEKWHGLRDVDLRYRQRYVDLIVNPEVKQTFVIRSKVVRAIRNYLDQRGFLEVETPMMHPIAGGASARPFITHHNALDMKLYMRIAPELYLKRLLVGGFDKVYEINRNFRNEGISTKHNPEFTMIELYQAYADYQDMMDLTEDLISNVAAEVLGTTTVLYEGVEINLAKPWRRVPMLEIVKEHSGLDFNQLKGAEAARAAARSLGLEIEPGASWGDVLNTVFEEKVEDKLVQPTFVIDYPVDISPLAKRQKENPELTYRFELFIYGREMANAFSELNDPIDQKGRFLAQVEKRKAGDEEAQMYDEDYIQALEYGMPPAGGLGIGIDRLVMLLTNSPSIRDVILFPLMRPRDF from the coding sequence ATGTCTGAAACAAACCAAAAAAACATTAAGCCGGCGCCGCCGGAGGCGGCAGCCGGCCAGCCCATGGCAGAGGACCTTAACGAATTAATGAGGGTTCGCCGAGAAAAGCTGCAGGAGCTTATCAACCAGGGTATCGATCCTTACGGAGAAAAGTTCCGGCGTACTCATAACGCTTTGGATATTATTAACAATTTTTCAGCCATGGACGGACAAGCTGTGGTGATTGCCGGGCGTATTATGGCTAAACGGATTATGGGCAAAGCCAGTTTTGCCAACCTGCAGGATGCTACCGGCAACATTCAAATTTACAGCCGACTGGATGACCTGGGGGCTGAGGATTACGCCCGGTTTGAAAAACTGGATATTGGCGACATTATTGGCTGTGCCGGCAAAGTATTTAAAACCCGCAAAGGCGAAATTACGGTACATATCGACAGTTACAAGATATTGTCCAAGTCCCTGCGGCCGCTGCCGGAAAAGTGGCACGGCTTAAGGGATGTTGACCTGCGGTACCGCCAGCGTTATGTCGATTTGATTGTCAACCCGGAAGTAAAACAAACCTTTGTCATTCGCAGCAAGGTGGTGCGGGCAATTCGCAATTATCTGGATCAACGGGGCTTCCTGGAAGTGGAAACACCGATGATGCATCCCATAGCCGGCGGCGCCAGTGCACGACCTTTTATTACCCACCACAATGCGCTGGATATGAAGCTGTATATGAGAATAGCGCCCGAGCTTTACTTAAAGCGCCTGCTGGTGGGCGGCTTTGATAAAGTATACGAAATTAACAGGAACTTCCGGAATGAGGGGATTTCAACCAAGCACAATCCGGAATTTACCATGATTGAGCTATACCAGGCTTATGCCGATTATCAAGACATGATGGATCTTACGGAAGACCTTATATCTAATGTGGCGGCAGAAGTATTGGGCACAACCACCGTATTGTATGAAGGGGTAGAAATTAACCTGGCCAAACCCTGGCGTCGTGTACCCATGCTGGAAATTGTTAAAGAGCATTCCGGGTTAGACTTCAACCAGCTTAAGGGAGCTGAGGCAGCCCGGGCAGCTGCCCGGTCCTTGGGGCTGGAGATAGAACCCGGTGCTTCATGGGGCGACGTTCTGAACACAGTTTTTGAAGAAAAGGTTGAGGACAAGCTGGTTCAACCAACCTTTGTCATTGATTACCCGGTTGATATTTCGCCCCTGGCCAAACGTCAAAAGGAAAATCCTGAACTAACCTATCGTTTTGAACTTTTCATCTATGGCCGGGAAATGGCCAACGCCTTTTCAGAACTGAATGATCCCATCGACCAAAAGGGGCGGTTTTTAGCACAGGTTGAAAAACGCAAGGCAGGCGATGAGGAAGCCCAGATGTATGATGAGGATTACATCCAGGCCCTGGAATACGGCATGCCGCCGGCCGGCGGACTGGGAATCGGCATTGACCGTTTGGTAATGCTGCTTACTAACTCTCCTTCTATTAGAGATGTCATTTTGTTCCCCCTAATGAGACCGCGGGATTTTTAA
- a CDS encoding Shikimate/quinate 5-dehydrogenase has translation MNQFAFIIHPLDVSDVARKFGFTRYMPDALLEQALKLLPPVKISSITGIRSAVAETEGFFVSCLLTARQMMSLPQPFVLNKIIQAGRLAEKLGAKVIGLGAFSKVVGDAGITVAKQLKIPVTTGNSYTIAMALEGAKKAAQLMGHDLKRARVTVVGATGSIGSVCALALARDVKHLTLVGRNEAKLYRLADRIMYETGLAAEVTAHSKAALRQADLVLTVTGSLDAVIEPEDLKPGAVVCDVARPRDVSRRVAEERDDVLVIEGGIVEVPGDVNFNFNFGFPPKTAYACMAETMILALEGRLESYTLGRELTLQQVEEIYHLGKKHGFKLAGFRSFEKPISEQEINLIKQRAIIKVS, from the coding sequence ATGAATCAATTCGCCTTTATTATTCATCCGCTTGATGTTAGCGACGTGGCAAGAAAATTCGGCTTTACTCGCTATATGCCGGATGCTTTGCTGGAACAAGCCCTCAAGCTGCTTCCTCCCGTAAAAATTTCTTCGATTACGGGAATCCGCTCTGCGGTGGCAGAAACTGAAGGCTTTTTTGTATCCTGCCTGCTGACTGCCCGGCAAATGATGTCTCTGCCGCAACCTTTTGTTCTTAATAAGATTATTCAGGCCGGCCGGTTGGCGGAAAAGCTGGGTGCCAAAGTAATAGGGCTGGGTGCGTTTAGCAAAGTGGTAGGAGATGCGGGAATTACAGTGGCTAAACAATTAAAAATTCCCGTTACCACCGGCAACAGTTATACCATTGCCATGGCTTTGGAAGGTGCTAAAAAAGCAGCTCAACTGATGGGCCATGATTTAAAACGGGCCCGCGTAACGGTGGTTGGTGCTACCGGTTCTATTGGCAGCGTTTGTGCTTTGGCTTTAGCCAGGGATGTTAAGCATCTTACTCTGGTGGGCAGAAACGAGGCTAAACTTTACCGGCTGGCAGACCGGATAATGTATGAAACGGGCCTGGCTGCTGAGGTAACCGCTCATTCAAAAGCTGCCTTGCGGCAAGCCGACCTGGTGTTGACGGTTACCGGTTCGCTTGATGCCGTTATAGAGCCGGAAGATCTCAAGCCAGGGGCGGTAGTTTGCGACGTGGCGCGGCCCAGGGACGTTTCCCGGCGGGTAGCGGAAGAACGTGACGATGTGCTGGTTATTGAGGGGGGTATCGTTGAAGTGCCGGGCGATGTTAATTTTAACTTTAATTTTGGCTTTCCTCCCAAAACAGCCTATGCCTGCATGGCGGAAACCATGATCCTGGCTTTAGAGGGGCGGCTGGAGAGTTATACGCTGGGGCGAGAGTTAACATTACAACAAGTGGAGGAGATATATCATTTAGGAAAAAAACATGGCTTCAAGCTGGCCGGTTTTCGCAGTTTTGAAAAACCCATATCAGAACAAGAGATTAATTTAATAAAGCAGCGGGCAATAATAAAGGTATCATAA
- a CDS encoding NAD(P)/FAD-dependent oxidoreductase, whose translation MSEAPKAAILQRDNQTYAIVPKTGLAGLLNAEILRKLADVVEKYQIPVVKLTASQRIALVGIKEEDVNKVWDDLGMEPAPATGLCVRSVQACPGSSFCKYGKQDSLSLAAKLDQLFSGTPLPNKFKMGISGCPLNCCEAWTRDFGAFGKPNGFTVLIGGNAGAAPHIGKVLAEGLTEEQVVDLATRLINYYKDNAKNGERMFKFVERLGIEEIQKALL comes from the coding sequence ATGAGCGAAGCACCAAAAGCAGCTATTTTACAACGGGATAACCAAACTTACGCTATTGTACCAAAAACAGGTTTAGCAGGCTTATTAAATGCTGAAATTCTACGCAAATTGGCAGATGTAGTAGAAAAATATCAAATTCCTGTGGTAAAGCTTACCGCTTCACAACGTATTGCGCTGGTGGGCATTAAAGAAGAAGATGTCAACAAAGTATGGGATGACTTGGGTATGGAACCCGCCCCGGCTACCGGTCTGTGTGTGAGAAGCGTGCAAGCCTGCCCCGGGTCTTCTTTTTGCAAGTACGGCAAGCAAGATTCCTTGAGCTTGGCCGCCAAACTGGATCAATTATTCAGCGGCACGCCGTTGCCCAATAAATTTAAAATGGGCATCTCCGGCTGTCCCTTAAACTGCTGCGAAGCCTGGACAAGGGACTTTGGCGCATTCGGCAAACCCAACGGCTTTACCGTTTTAATTGGCGGCAACGCCGGTGCTGCCCCTCACATCGGCAAAGTGCTGGCCGAAGGATTAACCGAGGAGCAGGTAGTTGATTTGGCAACCAGGTTAATTAATTATTATAAAGACAATGCCAAAAACGGCGAAAGAATGTTTAAATTCGTTGAACGTTTGGGCATCGAGGAAATTCAAAAGGCCCTCCTGTAG